In a single window of the Petrotoga mexicana DSM 14811 genome:
- a CDS encoding ROK family transcriptional regulator, producing MANKTYNIELVKERNRTVVLELLNSKGTSTRSEISEITGLTNATITNIVNELMSKDLVEEVGTVDGKLGRKRKLIKIKENAFYVIGIEFGVNIVRTGIFNFKGKKIKSIEKEINSYGRPTDVLKNLILIIDELINNSRVDFNKIKGIGIAMPGLIDSQKRILRSVHPFPLLKDYPLVEQLEEHYEKTIWLENDANGAVLGEKWFGHGKKFNNYVFVVGDSGIGAGIIINGKLYPGTFNSAGEIGHTVITGDLIPLESFGGLSRLADEFNLPLEIILNEAKKSDETKKALEEISKFLALGIVNLVNTIDPEAVIVGGRILKAGNSVIKEIKKIVDQYTFSDEIPQILVASKKEDAILSGAASIAIEHIVSSPYQFLLNKEKSISYNNQK from the coding sequence AGCACAAGATCAGAAATATCAGAAATAACGGGTCTAACTAACGCTACTATAACAAATATTGTAAACGAATTAATGTCCAAGGATTTAGTAGAAGAAGTTGGTACCGTTGATGGTAAATTAGGAAGAAAGCGAAAACTAATAAAAATCAAAGAAAACGCTTTTTATGTTATAGGCATTGAATTTGGGGTAAATATAGTACGTACAGGAATATTTAATTTTAAGGGCAAAAAAATTAAGAGTATTGAAAAAGAAATAAATTCATATGGAAGACCGACTGATGTTTTAAAAAACCTAATTTTAATAATTGATGAATTGATCAATAACTCCAGAGTAGATTTCAACAAAATTAAGGGTATTGGTATTGCTATGCCTGGGCTGATAGATAGTCAAAAAAGAATTTTACGATCAGTTCATCCTTTTCCATTACTCAAAGATTACCCCCTCGTTGAACAGTTAGAAGAACACTATGAAAAAACAATATGGCTAGAAAATGATGCAAACGGTGCTGTTTTAGGTGAAAAGTGGTTTGGACATGGAAAAAAATTTAACAATTATGTATTTGTTGTTGGAGATTCGGGAATTGGCGCAGGAATTATTATAAACGGAAAATTATATCCAGGAACTTTTAATTCCGCCGGTGAAATAGGTCACACAGTCATAACTGGAGATTTAATTCCTTTGGAAAGTTTTGGAGGTTTATCAAGGTTGGCCGATGAATTTAACTTACCATTGGAGATAATTTTAAATGAAGCAAAAAAGTCTGACGAAACTAAAAAGGCTTTGGAAGAAATCAGCAAATTTTTAGCCTTAGGAATAGTGAACCTTGTAAATACGATTGACCCAGAAGCGGTAATTGTAGGTGGAAGAATTTTAAAAGCAGGAAACTCTGTAATTAAAGAAATAAAAAAAATAGTCGATCAATATACCTTTTCCGATGAAATCCCACAAATTTTAGTTGCTTCAAAGAAAGAAGATGCTATTTTGTCAGGAGCAGCCTCAATTGCAATCGAACACATAGTATCTTCTCCCTATCAGTTTTTGCTAAACAAAGAGAAAAGCATCTCTTATAACAACCAAAAATGA